A single region of the Leptodactylus fuscus isolate aLepFus1 chromosome 5, aLepFus1.hap2, whole genome shotgun sequence genome encodes:
- the LOC142203276 gene encoding cholesterol 25-hydroxylase-like protein 1, member 1 — MNSSTSRQHLVLQPFWDYILREFDGTVKSPVFPVFLAFSGYLFFSLPFAVIDLLGNRWHFFYQYKIQKNMRPTIRMMISCVWKAVLNHVIFVFPTVFVNWLWSPPVSLPVSAPSLCTLLGEVLGCLLLFDFQYFIWHLLHHKNHWLYKKVHAVHHEYVAPFSWSSQNLSGYELMTVGFWSTMNPIRLGCHPLTSWTCNLLSIWMSVDDHIGYNFPWAFHHIFPLGLYGGALAHDLHHQKPGTNFAPFFRHWDLICGTTCSFSENA, encoded by the coding sequence ATGAACTCATCTACTTCAAGACAACATTTGGTTCTCCAGCCATTCTGGGATTACATCCTCAGAGAATTTGATGGCACAGTGAAGAGCCCTGTTTTCCCTGTCTTCCTTGCATTCTCTGGCTATCTGTTCTTCAGTTTGCCATTTGCTGTTATAGACCTGCTGGGAAATCGATGGCACTTTTTCTATCAATACAAAATTCAGAAGAACATGAGACCCACAATAAGAATGATGATTTCTTGTGTCTGGAAGGCGGTATTGAACCATGTGATATTTGTCTTTCCAACTGTATTTGTAAATTGGTTGTGGTCGCCACCTGTATCCTTGCCAGTAAGTGCTCCTTCCCTTTGTACTCTTCTTGGAGAGGTCTTGGGGTGCCTGCTTTTGTTTGACTTCCAGTATTTTATATGGCATTTACTACACCATAAAAACCACTGGTTATACAAAAAGGTTCATGCTGTTCACCATGAATATGTTGCACCATTTTCATGGTCTAGTCAGAATCTCAGTGGCTATGAGCTGATGACTGTTGGATTTTGGAGTACTATGAATCCCATCCGGTTAGGATGTCATCCATTAACATCATGGACCTGTAACCTACTTAGTATTTGGATGTCTGTAGATGATCACATAGGGTATAACTTTCCATGGGCGTTTCACCATATATTCCCCCTTGGTTTATATGGAGGAGCTCTAGCCCACGATTTGCATCATCAGAAGCCAGGCACAAACTTTGCTCCTTTTTTCCGACACTGGGACTTAATTTGTGGAACCACTTGCTCTTTTAGTGAAAATGCCTAA